From the genome of Monomorium pharaonis isolate MP-MQ-018 chromosome 2, ASM1337386v2, whole genome shotgun sequence, one region includes:
- the LOC118644291 gene encoding trichohyalin-like, which yields MVAKKGIHAGSGYKERGVRTVKEKEMDMSREMREELAGIKEELRGIKEGVAELVRVCRNWRKEEETVKKREEQRRGEWREEEVVSRKKGDKDRERDGEEDWWDVVIRDEEREKEAVNGKESEEEQWSKKIVSRENCKEREKKRTERQDKREEKRKESRELGEISSSEGEEPAGEERGERRKRAKEEEVQSGSKKAEKVIVRTGKTNRDPGKKTRQTKGEIKQTSEERREEGDTDTRTELEKIERRGEGETRREEGGEIRKGSSVRREETDSGWRRQEPKRARKEEQTGGRKIGEEEAEREDRTSRWIKEREEYSRKKRESRIVWRGVEGESGEFRRDCLRVIIKSELGREVEIRGIEERKGDKGGWVIIMELGEVEDREEILARRGEIWNVGVDEDLSIEERKMRWRILEAARRERAKGKRVGYSSRELWVEERKWEWDETAHGYPYDIRKTSLTDIEDIHRTSVLRPLDILWTSMGYWFMKLVDMLYP from the exons ATGGTGGCGAAAAAGGGAATTCATGCCGGGAGCGGATACAAAGAAAGAGGTGTGAGAAcggtaaaagaaaaagagatggACATGAGTAGGGAGATGAGAGAGGAGTTGGCAGGGATAAAAGAGGAGCTAAGAGGAATCAAGGAAGGGGTAGCAGAGCTTGTCAGGGTATGCAGGAATTGGCGCAAAGAAGAGGAGACGGTCAAGAAAAGAGAGGAACAGAGAAGGGGAGAATGGAGGGAAGAAGAAGTGGTCAGCAGAAAAAAGGGAGAtaaagacagagaaagagatggAGAAGAGGACTGGTGGGACGTGGTGATAAGGgatgaagaaagagagaaagaggctGTCAATGGGAAAGAAAGTGAGGAGGAACAGTGGTCAAAGAAGATAGTGTCAAGGGAGAATTgtaaggagagagagaagaaaaggacGGAGAGGCAGGataagagagaggagaaaagaaaggaaagcaGAGAGTTGGGGGAAATCAGCAGTTCCGAAGGAGAGGAGCCGGCAGgtgaggagagaggagagagaaggaagagggCCAAGGAGGAAGAGGTGCAATCCGGCAGCAAGAAAGCAGAAAAGGTTATAGTTAGAACGGGGAAAACAA ATAGAGATCCAGGGAAGAAAACGAGGCAGACAAAGGGAGAGATAAAGCAGACTAGCGAAGAGAGAAGGGAGGAAGGTGATACAGACACCAGGACGGAATTAGAGAAGATAGAGAGGAGGGGCGAGGGAGAGACAAGAAGAGAAGAGGGCGGAGAGATAAGAAAGGGAAGCAGTGTACGAAGAGAAGAAACAGACAGCGGATGGAGAAGACAGGAACCGAAGAGAGCAAGAAAAGAAGAACAGACAGGAGGAAGGAAAATAGGAGAAGAGGAAGCAGAGCGAGAAGACAGAACAAGTAGATGGATCAAGGAAAGAGAGGAGTACAGCAGGAAGAAGAGGGAGAGCAGAATAGTTTGGAGAGGAGTGGAGGGGGAGAGTGGGGAATTTAGAAGGGATTGTTTAAGGGTGATCATAAAATCGGAGTTAGGAAGGGAAGTTGAAATAAGAGGGATAGAAGAGAGGAAGGGGGATAAGGGAGGATGGGTAATCATAATGGAATTGGGAGAGGTAGAAGATAGGGAGGAGATATTAGCAAGGAGAGGGGAAATTTGGAACGTAGGAGTAGATGAGGATTTATCgatagaagagagaaaaatgagGTGGAGAATCTTGGAAGCAGCAAGAAGGGAAAGGGCAAAAGGAAAAAGGGTAGGATATAGTAGTAGAGAGTTGTGGGTGGAAGAAAGGAAGTGGGAATGGGACGAG acagcacacggaTATCCATACGACATCCGTAAGACATCCTTAACGGATATTGAGGATATCCACAGGACATCCGTTTTACGTCCTTTGGACATTttatggacgtccatgggatatTGGTTTATGAAACTGGTGGACATGCTATATCCGTAA